CCCAAATTCAGCAATCAGGTAATTCTCAATTTCATTGGCAAAAGGAGAGTGACTCCAAGCTGCCAATTGGGGATTAAAAACAGCAGTAATCAAATCACCCATAATACTCGGGAAGTTTGCCCTCGGATTGTAAAGACCGAAATATTTAGGATGCGGGGTGTGGACCGAATGGTTTTTCATTCCCTCCACCAAATGTTTGATCGCCTCCTTTGAAGTCAAGTGTTCCGAAAAATTCACCTTTCTTACAGCATCCACAATTTTTGAAATATCCAACTTTGGAGAAACCCGATTTGACTTGGTATCGGAATAATATTTCTCAAGCAAGTCAATGGTAAATTTGTACAGTTCCTGTCTCTCGGAAGGGTTTAAATCAAAGCTTTGCATGTATAGTTATCGTTAGGCGAATTTAGAAAAACAAGATGAAGAAAAATCCTTATTACTACCCAAAACAAACCCTATTTATTTAAAGAATTTCTTTGACTTAGAGGAATTTATTTTAACCAAAACAGTAACAAAAAAACAAGAAGATTGGCCTGATTGATATTGAATCAAAAAAGCCTCCCAGTTTTATGGAAGGCTTTTCTTGATTCTTGTTGGTTCAAATATCTCGGCTATCGCATCTCAATACTCACCACTTAATTCTGGTAAAAAAACCTTCGAGGTTTTGAAAACCCCAAAGGTAATTCCTAACTCATCTTGGCTCTTGATTCTTGGCTCTTTGCTCTTGTTTCTCAAATCTCACGTCTCACTTCTAAACCTCAGTCTCAGCATATTCCTCCACCGGAATGCAGCTACAAACCAGGTTTCTATCTCCATAAGCAGAATCAACTCTTCTAACGGATGGCCAGAATTTATTCCCTTTGACAAATGGCAATGGATAAACTGCTTTTTCTCTCGAGTAAGGAAAATCCCAATTATCAGACAATGCCAATACCGCAGTATGGGGTGCATTTTTAAGCACGTTGTTTTCTTTATCTGCCTTGCCGTCATACACTTCTTGGATTTCTTCGCGGATCCCAATCATGGCATCGCAGAACCTGTCCAATTCGGCCATTGTTTCTGATTCTGTCGGCTCTATCATTAAAGTTCCCGCTACAGGGAAAGAAACTGTTGGGGCATGGAATCCATAATCCATCAATCGCTTCGCAATATCTTCTACCTCAACTCCCACTTCTTTGAATGCCCTGCAATCCAAAATCATTTCATGGGCTGCCCTTCCACCCTTTCCTGTGTAGAGAATTGGATAATGCTTTTCCAGTCTTGATTTGATATAGTTGGCATTCAGAATGGCGATTTTGGTAGCATTGGTCAATCCATCTCCACCCATCATGGCGATGTAGGCATATGAAATCGGAAGAATACTCGCACTGCCATAAGGCGCTGCTGAGATAGCAGTGATCGCAGATGTCCCTCCTGTTTCAATCAAAGGGTTGCCCGGTAAAAACGGTACCAAATGTTCTGCTACACATATCGGCCCCATGCCAGGTCCACCACCACCATGAGGAATGCAAAAGGTTTTATGGAGATTTAAGTGACAGACATCCGCACCAATTCTTCCCGGACTTGTCAGTCCAACCTGTGCATTCATATTGGCCCCATCCATATACACCTGACCGCCATTATCGTGGATGATTTGACAGATTTCCTGAATGGCCTCTTCAAAGACCCCATGGGTTGAGGGGTAAGTTACCATCAAAGATGCCAATTCATCTTTGTGCGCTTCAGCTTTGGACTTCAAATCCTCCACATCAATATTGCCACTTTCATCACATTTGACCAAAACTACTTTCATCCCTGCCATCACCGCTGACGCTGGATTGGTTCCATGCGCGGAAGTTGGTATTAAGGCTATGTTTCTATGGTGATCTCCACGGCTCATATGATAAGCCCGGATCACCATCAATCCAGCATACTCTCCCTGCGCACCGGAATTGGGCTGAAGGGAAGTATCCGAAAATCCTGTGATTTCACTCAACCAGTTTCTTAGGTTTTGGAAAAGCTCATAATATCCGGCTGCCTGATCTTGGGGACAGAAAGGATGCAATTGGCCAAATTCCGGCCAAGTTACCGGAACCATTTCCGCAGTAGCATTCAATTTCATGGTACATGAACCAAGGGAAATCATGGAATGCACCAGCGAAAGATCCTTATTTTCCAGTCTTTTGATATATCGCAACATCTCGTGTTCTGAGTGATACAGATTAAAAACCGGATGGGTCAAATATTCAGATGTCCTGGACAAACCTGTCGGATAATTCAATTCCAATTCAGCGATCATGGTATTCCAATCAAACTGGACTTTGTTGTTGATAGACTTTGAAAAAACCTCCACTACAGCTTTGACATCACTGATGGTTTTAGCCTGATCAAAAGCCAAAACCACTGCACCTTCTTCATACCTGAAATTCATTTCAGAGGATAAAGCAAAAGCCTTTATTTTGGATTGCTGAACAGCGTCTGTTTTAATCTTAATCGTATCAAAAAAGTTTTCATTCAATTGTTTATATCCCAATAATGCCAATGCTTTTGCAGTCAATTGGGCAAGTCCATGGGTTCTTGCCGCAATTTCTTTCAGGCTTTTTGGACCGTGATATACGGCAAACATTCCTGCCATGACTGCCAACAACACCTGTGCAGTACAGATATTGGAAGTGGCTTTTTCTCTTTTGATATGTTGCTCGCGGGTCTGCAATGCCATTCTGTAAGCTTTATTACCATCCCTATCCACAGATACACCTATGATTCTTCCAGGAACTTGCCTCTTGTAAGCTTCTTTGGTAGCAAAAAATGCGGCATGAGGTCCACCGTAACCCATTGGTACACCAAATCGTTGACTGGTGCCCACTACCACATCCGCTCCAATTTCCCCAGGAGGTGTTAGTAGCGTCAAACTCAAAAGATCTGTAGCAAAAGCTGTCAATACATTGTTTTCTTTTGCGGCAGCTACCAATTGGGAATGATCAATGACCGCTCCGTCAAGGTTTGGATACTGCAAAAGCATCCCAAATAAATTTGCTTCAGTAAGATCCAAACTGGAAAGAGGCGCAATAACCAACTCGATACCAATAGGCTCTGCTCGGGTAATCAACAAATCCTTGGTTTGAGGAAATATTTTTTCATCCACAAAAAATTTATTGGCGTTCTTTTTTTCTCTCGGTTTGGAAGCATAAAGCATGGTCATTGCTTCAGCAGCTGCAGTGGCTTCATCGAGCAAAGAGGCGTTGGCCATTTCCATTCCTGTCAGATCCATCACCATGGTCTGGTAATTGATCAGGGCTTCCAATCTTCCTTGCGCAATCTCAGCCTGATACGGCGTATATGCAGTATACCATCCAGGGTTTTCAAGGATATTCCTTAAGATCACACCTGGAACAATAGTATCATAATATCCCAAGCCGATAAAAGATTTGAATATCTTATTTTTTAAGGCCAATTTTTTAAAATCCCTCAAAAAAGAGGCTTCTGTTTTGGATTTGGGGAGATCCAATGGTTTTACCAACTGTATGGCTTTTGGAATGGTCTGATCGATAAGTTCGTCCAAAGAAGCTGCTCCGATACTTTGCAGCATCAATTGGACTTCTTTAGGTGAAGGACCATTATGTCTTTGCTCAAATTTGGTAGAGGGGTCTAGTTTAATCTTCATTATATGTTAAGATAAAGGACAAATTTGGGTTATATTCTCATCAATTTTTAGGTAGTGCAAATGTATAAATTATTGAATGATAATAATTTTTTAAACCCAAAGAAATATACCCTAGTAACATCCAAATTGACAAACGGTTTTAATCTAATGGGAATTA
This window of the Aquiflexum balticum DSM 16537 genome carries:
- the gcvP gene encoding aminomethyl-transferring glycine dehydrogenase, coding for MKIKLDPSTKFEQRHNGPSPKEVQLMLQSIGAASLDELIDQTIPKAIQLVKPLDLPKSKTEASFLRDFKKLALKNKIFKSFIGLGYYDTIVPGVILRNILENPGWYTAYTPYQAEIAQGRLEALINYQTMVMDLTGMEMANASLLDEATAAAEAMTMLYASKPREKKNANKFFVDEKIFPQTKDLLITRAEPIGIELVIAPLSSLDLTEANLFGMLLQYPNLDGAVIDHSQLVAAAKENNVLTAFATDLLSLTLLTPPGEIGADVVVGTSQRFGVPMGYGGPHAAFFATKEAYKRQVPGRIIGVSVDRDGNKAYRMALQTREQHIKREKATSNICTAQVLLAVMAGMFAVYHGPKSLKEIAARTHGLAQLTAKALALLGYKQLNENFFDTIKIKTDAVQQSKIKAFALSSEMNFRYEEGAVVLAFDQAKTISDVKAVVEVFSKSINNKVQFDWNTMIAELELNYPTGLSRTSEYLTHPVFNLYHSEHEMLRYIKRLENKDLSLVHSMISLGSCTMKLNATAEMVPVTWPEFGQLHPFCPQDQAAGYYELFQNLRNWLSEITGFSDTSLQPNSGAQGEYAGLMVIRAYHMSRGDHHRNIALIPTSAHGTNPASAVMAGMKVVLVKCDESGNIDVEDLKSKAEAHKDELASLMVTYPSTHGVFEEAIQEICQIIHDNGGQVYMDGANMNAQVGLTSPGRIGADVCHLNLHKTFCIPHGGGGPGMGPICVAEHLVPFLPGNPLIETGGTSAITAISAAPYGSASILPISYAYIAMMGGDGLTNATKIAILNANYIKSRLEKHYPILYTGKGGRAAHEMILDCRAFKEVGVEVEDIAKRLMDYGFHAPTVSFPVAGTLMIEPTESETMAELDRFCDAMIGIREEIQEVYDGKADKENNVLKNAPHTAVLALSDNWDFPYSREKAVYPLPFVKGNKFWPSVRRVDSAYGDRNLVCSCIPVEEYAETEV